From one Nocardioides yefusunii genomic stretch:
- a CDS encoding M23 family metallopeptidase → MTRPARLRSPVPLALACAVLLGGPPAEAVPERAVGSWPLTGRPTLVEPFRAPDVRWGTGHRGVDLLGVAGQPVHAALSGTVVFAGVVAGVPGVSLQHDDGTRSTYQPVVTTLRVGDVVRRGKQVGTLTPVGSHCAPMLCLHWGLRTGTGRDLVYLDPLTLVAVPRVRLLPLTG, encoded by the coding sequence ATGACCCGACCTGCCCGGCTGCGCTCCCCCGTCCCTCTCGCCCTGGCCTGTGCCGTTCTGCTCGGTGGGCCGCCCGCGGAGGCGGTCCCGGAGCGGGCCGTCGGGTCGTGGCCGCTGACCGGGCGCCCCACCCTCGTCGAGCCGTTCCGGGCCCCGGACGTGCGGTGGGGCACCGGGCACCGCGGTGTCGACCTGCTCGGGGTGGCCGGGCAGCCGGTGCACGCGGCGCTGTCCGGGACGGTGGTGTTCGCCGGGGTCGTCGCCGGAGTTCCCGGGGTGAGCCTCCAGCACGATGACGGCACCCGGAGCACCTACCAACCGGTGGTGACGACGCTGCGGGTCGGGGACGTCGTCAGGCGCGGCAAGCAGGTGGGGACCCTGACGCCGGTGGGCTCGCACTGTGCGCCGATGCTGTGCCTGCACTGGGGTCTGCGGACCGGTACCGGTCGTGACCTCGTCTACCTGGATCCGCTGACGCTGGTGGCGGTGCCCCGGGTCCGGCTGCTCCCGCTCACGGGCTGA
- a CDS encoding tyrosine recombinase XerC, with protein MNYTEPDESAGSLDDGPEDRLVDEATAALLGEFERHLAIERNLSEHTVRAYLLDVTGMLEHAARLGVTEVAAIDLAVLRSWLANLQTRGKARSTMARRASAVRVFTAWLRRTGRTETDAGSLLLSPKRAKSLPSVLRVEEAAAVLDGGHEEPGETTPVGLRDTALLELLYATGIRVGELVGLDVDDVDDERRVVRVMGKGSKERTVPFGLPAARALQLWRTQGRPALATHRSGPALFLGARGGRLDQRVVRDLVHRRVAAVPGAPDMGPHGFRHTAATHLLEGGADLRSVQELLGHASLSTTQIYTHVSTDRLRTAYRQAHPRA; from the coding sequence GTGAATTACACCGAGCCGGACGAGAGCGCAGGCTCCCTCGACGACGGCCCCGAAGACCGCCTCGTCGACGAGGCGACGGCGGCCCTGCTCGGCGAGTTCGAACGACATCTGGCGATCGAGCGGAACCTCTCCGAGCACACGGTGCGTGCCTACCTCCTCGACGTCACCGGGATGCTCGAGCACGCTGCCCGTCTCGGCGTCACCGAGGTGGCCGCGATCGACCTCGCGGTGCTCCGCAGTTGGCTGGCCAACCTGCAGACCCGCGGCAAGGCGCGCAGCACGATGGCGCGTCGGGCCAGCGCGGTACGGGTCTTCACCGCGTGGCTGCGCCGCACCGGCCGCACCGAGACCGACGCCGGCTCGCTCCTGCTCTCGCCCAAGCGTGCGAAGTCCCTGCCCTCGGTGCTGCGGGTCGAGGAGGCAGCGGCCGTGCTCGACGGCGGTCACGAGGAACCGGGGGAGACCACGCCCGTCGGTCTGCGGGACACAGCCCTCCTCGAACTCCTCTACGCCACCGGGATCCGCGTGGGGGAACTGGTGGGCCTCGACGTCGACGACGTGGACGACGAACGTCGGGTCGTGCGGGTCATGGGCAAGGGAAGCAAGGAACGCACGGTGCCGTTCGGGCTCCCCGCGGCGCGGGCGCTGCAGCTGTGGCGTACCCAGGGCAGGCCGGCCCTCGCCACGCACCGTTCCGGCCCCGCTCTCTTCCTGGGCGCCCGGGGAGGACGCCTGGACCAGCGGGTCGTACGCGACCTCGTGCACCGTCGGGTCGCAGCAGTTCCCGGGGCCCCCGACATGGGGCCGCACGGATTCCGGCACACCGCAGCGACCCACCTGCTCGAAGGTGGCGCCGACCTCCGTTCGGTCCAGGAACTGCTGGGACACGCCTCGCTGTCGACCACACAGATCTACACCCACGTCAGCACCGACCGGCTGCGCACCGCCTACCGTCAGGCCCACCCCCGCGCCTGA